The Bremerella cremea sequence TGCCAGGCACCATCGGCGGCGCGTTGCATGGCAACGCCGGAGCCAACGGGGTTGATATCGGCCACCGTACGGTTGAAGCCACTGTGATGACGCGGGGCGGAGAAATCCTCACCCGCACGACTCAAGACTTGCACTTCACCTACCGGCAAAGCAGTTTAGACGAATTGGTTATCTTGAATGGAGTGTTCGAGTTAGAGCCAACCGATTCGCAAGAGCTGACCCGCCGGATGCAAAAATTTTGGATCGTTCAGAAAGCTTCTCAGCCCGGCGGCAACGAGAACATGGGTTACCTCTTCTTCGATCCCCCAGGGCTTTCGGCTAGTTCGTTGATCGAACAAGCAGGCCTAAAAGGGACCAAGGTTGGCGGGGCCGAGATTTGCCCGGAACACACCAACTTCGTGATTGCCAGCAGTGAAGCGACGTCAAACGATGTCATGCGTTTGGCTGAATTGGTTCAAGGCCGCGTCAAAGAAGTCACCGGGATGGACCTGACTTGCCAGCTAATCAACTGGTAGCAGCGGCAGCAAATCCCGAGGCATGCCCCCCACACCAAGCAAGCGATGGGGGGCTTTCTGCCCTAGCTAAAGAATCGCCGCAACCGCAATCAAGTTGCTTGAATCACGCAGCCGATTTCAAAGATTGGGCTAGAAATTCGATTCCATAAAAACGTGCAGAGACACGTTTATTGGAGACGAAATATTCATTATGCTCTTCAGCGTGGGATGTGGAATTCTTCCGCAAGCCAAGGATTGGCCAACTTTCACAAGGATGTCTCCATTGAGTCGCAGCACTCAAACCCAATCGGGTTTGTTGGGCTTGGGTTCGCCCATTGCTCGCCAGCTATTGCTGTGCGTGGTG is a genomic window containing:
- the murB gene encoding UDP-N-acetylmuramate dehydrogenase yields the protein MELTAGFEHFVRTDEPLAKYTGLKLGGSAEYFAEPTSVDELVAVVKRSRELNIPTRVLGGGSNLLINDVGVPGLVIYLHHPAFSQIEIEGNRLTAGGGAKLSHVISTAVGKGLAGLEGLAGVPGTIGGALHGNAGANGVDIGHRTVEATVMTRGGEILTRTTQDLHFTYRQSSLDELVILNGVFELEPTDSQELTRRMQKFWIVQKASQPGGNENMGYLFFDPPGLSASSLIEQAGLKGTKVGGAEICPEHTNFVIASSEATSNDVMRLAELVQGRVKEVTGMDLTCQLINW